In Massilistercora timonensis, the following are encoded in one genomic region:
- a CDS encoding NAD(+) synthase: MKDGFIKVAAATPGIRVADVAYNTAQIKSMMGKAVEEGAKVVVFPELCLTGYTCGDLFTQEILLEQAKQGLKEIGEATRDMDALVFVGLPLEENGELYNVAAALNRGRVLGFTTKSFLPNYGEFYEMRQFRQGPSRAGEILFEGRRVPFGPGLLYEAESLPSLVVSAEICEDVWSPVPPSIQASREGALVIVNCSASDETIGKAAYRRSLIEGQSARLICGYVYANAGEGESTTDLVFGGHNIIAENGTVLAEAPRFQGGILTTEIDLERLIGERRRNTTFQNAKERILPRIPFALELSETTLTRSFASRPFVPSEEGERNQRCEEILTIQAKGLEKRLAHTHARSAVVGISGGLDSTLALLVTAKAFDALGLERSQIVAVTMPCFGTTDRTYRNACEMARKLGATLREVPIAASVEQHFRDIGHDPEDHSVTYENAQARERTQVLMDIANADGGMVVGTGDMSELALGWATYNGDHMSMYGVNASVPKTLVRHLVHYYADTCGDQVLKDVLYDVLDTPVSPELLPPKDGEIAQKTEDLVGPYELHDFFLYYFLRFGYSPRKIYRIARLAFAGEYEEETILKWLCTFLRRFFTQQFKRSCLPDGPKVGTVALSPRGDWRMPSDACVDLWLADLEDL, translated from the coding sequence ATGAAAGACGGATTTATCAAAGTGGCGGCGGCCACCCCGGGGATCCGGGTGGCGGATGTGGCTTACAATACGGCGCAGATCAAAAGCATGATGGGGAAGGCGGTGGAAGAAGGAGCCAAGGTAGTGGTATTCCCGGAGCTTTGCCTTACCGGTTATACCTGCGGGGATCTGTTTACCCAGGAGATCTTGCTGGAACAGGCGAAGCAGGGGCTTAAAGAGATCGGAGAGGCCACCCGGGACATGGATGCCCTGGTCTTTGTGGGTCTGCCTCTGGAAGAAAACGGGGAACTCTATAACGTGGCGGCGGCATTGAACCGGGGCCGGGTACTGGGATTCACCACCAAGAGTTTTCTGCCAAACTACGGGGAATTTTATGAGATGCGTCAGTTCCGTCAGGGGCCTTCCCGGGCGGGAGAGATCCTGTTTGAGGGAAGACGGGTGCCCTTTGGCCCGGGTCTTCTCTACGAGGCGGAGAGCCTGCCTTCTCTGGTGGTCTCCGCGGAGATCTGCGAGGATGTGTGGTCTCCGGTGCCGCCCAGTATCCAGGCTTCCCGGGAAGGAGCCCTTGTGATCGTCAACTGTTCTGCCAGTGATGAGACCATCGGCAAGGCGGCTTATCGGAGAAGCTTGATCGAGGGGCAGTCCGCCCGGCTGATCTGCGGGTATGTGTACGCCAATGCAGGGGAAGGGGAATCTACCACAGACCTGGTATTTGGCGGCCACAACATCATCGCTGAGAACGGTACGGTACTGGCGGAGGCACCCCGGTTCCAGGGAGGGATCCTGACCACGGAGATCGATCTGGAACGCCTGATCGGGGAGCGGCGCAGGAACACCACCTTCCAGAACGCCAAGGAGCGGATCCTGCCCAGGATCCCCTTTGCCTTGGAACTTTCGGAGACAACCCTTACCAGAAGCTTTGCCTCCCGGCCTTTCGTGCCGTCTGAGGAGGGAGAGCGGAACCAGCGTTGTGAGGAGATCCTGACCATCCAGGCCAAGGGTCTGGAGAAGCGGCTGGCCCACACCCATGCAAGAAGCGCGGTGGTGGGGATCTCCGGCGGACTGGACTCCACCCTGGCCCTGCTGGTGACGGCTAAGGCTTTTGACGCCCTGGGGCTTGAGCGCAGCCAGATCGTGGCGGTGACCATGCCCTGTTTTGGCACCACAGACCGGACTTACCGCAACGCCTGCGAGATGGCCCGCAAACTGGGGGCTACCCTGCGGGAGGTGCCCATTGCGGCGTCAGTGGAGCAGCATTTCCGGGATATCGGACACGATCCGGAGGATCACAGCGTCACCTATGAGAATGCACAGGCCAGGGAGCGGACCCAGGTGCTGATGGATATCGCCAACGCAGACGGCGGCATGGTGGTTGGGACCGGGGACATGTCGGAGCTGGCTCTGGGATGGGCCACCTACAACGGAGATCACATGTCCATGTACGGGGTCAACGCCTCAGTGCCCAAGACGCTGGTTCGCCATCTGGTACATTATTATGCCGATACCTGCGGAGATCAGGTGCTAAAAGACGTGCTCTATGACGTGCTGGATACGCCGGTGAGCCCGGAGCTTCTGCCTCCCAAAGACGGGGAGATCGCCCAGAAGACCGAGGATCTGGTGGGACCTTACGAGTTGCATGATTTCTTTTTGTATTACTTCCTCCGGTTCGGATACAGCCCCAGGAAGATCTACCGCATCGCCCGGCTGGCTTTTGCGGGAGAGTATGAAGAGGAGACCATTTTAAAATGGCTTTGCACCTTCCTGCGCCGGTTCTTTACCCAGCAGTTCAAGCGGTCCTGCCTGCCGGACGGGCCCAAGGTGGGAACGGTGGCCCTGTCGCCCAGAGGAGACTGGCGGATGCCAAGCGACGCCTGCGTGGATCTGTGGCTTGCGGATCTGGAAGATCTGTAG
- a CDS encoding C-GCAxxG-C-C family protein has translation MEGKKEQATERFQKMYNCCQAVACTYCEDLGIREQDMFRMTEGFGSGIGGLKDTCGAAMGMFLTLSLANSAGDMEDPYATKMDTYAKFLEAAEAFQKERGSLYCRDLKTEDGPQPLECCVRCVETAARLTEEYLAKIEEKR, from the coding sequence ATGGAAGGAAAGAAAGAACAGGCAACAGAACGGTTTCAGAAGATGTACAACTGCTGTCAGGCGGTGGCCTGCACCTACTGTGAGGATCTGGGGATCAGGGAGCAGGATATGTTCCGCATGACAGAAGGGTTTGGCTCCGGGATCGGCGGGCTCAAAGACACCTGCGGGGCGGCCATGGGTATGTTCCTGACCCTGAGCCTGGCCAACAGCGCAGGGGATATGGAGGATCCCTACGCTACCAAGATGGATACCTACGCTAAGTTCCTGGAGGCGGCGGAAGCCTTCCAAAAAGAGCGGGGATCACTGTACTGCAGGGATCTGAAGACCGAGGACGGCCCCCAGCCGCTGGAGTGCTGCGTGCGCTGCGTGGAGACGGCGGCCCGGCTGACAGAAGAATATCTGGCGAAGATAGAAGAGAAGAGATAA
- a CDS encoding tRNA threonylcarbamoyladenosine dehydratase: MEEVFSRTEQLLGREKFQKLRRCHVMVLGAGGVGSHCVEALARAGVGRLTLVDSDRVAPSNINRQSIALLSTVGRYKTEVMREKIRDICPDTQVECRETFVLPDNVDTLFEERPDYIVDAIDTVSAKIAVAEKAREYKIPLISSMGTGNKLHGELFQIGDLSETSVCPLCRVMRRELKKRGIEHLKVLYSTEKPISPQASEKGEDEGKRLPPGSISFVPPVAGLLIAGEVVRDLLEL; this comes from the coding sequence ATGGAAGAAGTATTTTCCAGAACAGAACAACTGCTGGGAAGGGAGAAGTTCCAGAAGCTTCGCCGGTGCCATGTGATGGTGCTGGGGGCAGGAGGCGTGGGGTCTCACTGTGTGGAAGCCCTGGCAAGGGCCGGGGTGGGGAGGCTGACCCTAGTGGACAGCGACCGGGTGGCTCCTTCCAATATCAACCGCCAATCCATCGCCCTTTTAAGTACGGTGGGGCGCTATAAGACGGAAGTGATGAGAGAGAAGATCCGGGACATTTGCCCGGATACTCAGGTGGAGTGCCGGGAGACCTTCGTGCTGCCGGACAATGTGGACACCCTCTTTGAAGAGCGGCCGGATTATATTGTGGACGCCATTGACACCGTATCCGCCAAGATCGCGGTGGCGGAGAAGGCCAGGGAGTATAAGATCCCTCTGATCAGCAGTATGGGAACCGGCAATAAGCTGCACGGGGAGCTGTTTCAGATCGGGGACCTCAGTGAGACTTCCGTGTGCCCTCTGTGCCGGGTGATGAGGAGAGAACTGAAGAAACGGGGGATCGAACATCTGAAGGTGCTTTATTCCACAGAGAAGCCCATCTCGCCCCAGGCGTCGGAGAAGGGGGAGGATGAGGGAAAACGGCTGCCTCCGGGAAGCATTTCTTTTGTGCCGCCGGTGGCAGGGCTTCTGATCGCGGGCGAAGTGGTCCGGGATCTTCTGGAACTGTGA
- the hslO gene encoding Hsp33 family molecular chaperone HslO yields MEDYIVRATAAEGQVRAFAALTTQTVETARQRHGTSPVATAALGRLLTAGAMMGSMMKNDTDMLTLQIRGDGPLNGITVTADSHANVKGYVGNPDVMLPPKNGKLDVGGAVGIGLLQVIKDLGLKEPYSGQTILVTSEIAEDLTYYFANSEQVPSSVGLGVLMEKNNTVRCAGGFIIQMMPFATEDTIQKIEDNLKQISSVTSLLSEGKLPKDLLEILLGNVGLEVTDRLSTRFYCNCSKERVEQAVASIGRKDIQEMIDEGKDIEVKCHFCNTAYQYTVEDLKRILKHSR; encoded by the coding sequence ATGGAAGATTATATTGTAAGAGCGACTGCGGCGGAAGGACAGGTGCGAGCCTTTGCCGCCCTGACCACACAGACGGTGGAGACGGCCAGGCAGCGCCACGGCACAAGCCCGGTGGCAACGGCGGCCCTGGGACGTCTGCTGACGGCGGGAGCCATGATGGGAAGTATGATGAAGAATGATACGGATATGCTGACCCTGCAGATCCGGGGGGACGGCCCCTTAAACGGGATCACGGTGACGGCGGACAGCCACGCCAATGTGAAGGGCTATGTGGGCAATCCGGACGTGATGCTGCCCCCTAAGAACGGGAAGCTGGACGTGGGCGGAGCCGTGGGCATCGGCCTTCTCCAGGTGATCAAAGACCTGGGGCTTAAAGAGCCCTACAGCGGCCAGACCATTCTGGTGACCAGCGAGATCGCGGAAGACCTGACCTATTATTTTGCCAATTCCGAGCAGGTGCCTTCGTCGGTGGGCCTGGGAGTTCTGATGGAGAAGAACAATACCGTGCGCTGCGCCGGCGGATTCATCATCCAGATGATGCCCTTTGCAACAGAAGACACCATCCAGAAGATCGAGGATAATCTGAAACAGATCTCTTCGGTAACTTCTCTTCTGAGTGAAGGGAAGCTGCCGAAGGACCTGCTGGAGATCCTGCTGGGAAATGTGGGACTGGAAGTGACGGACCGGCTGTCCACCCGGTTTTACTGCAACTGTTCCAAGGAGCGGGTGGAGCAGGCGGTGGCCAGCATCGGCAGGAAGGATATCCAGGAGATGATCGACGAGGGCAAGGACATCGAGGTAAAATGTCATTTCTGCAATACCGCTTATCAGTATACGGTAGAAGATCTGAAGCGGATCCTGAAGCACAGCAGATAG
- a CDS encoding chromate transporter, translating into MEDTISDKSRLWTLFKTCFIISACTFGGGMVIISMLQKKFVEELHWISQDEVMDLVAIAQSCPGVMAVNTSIIIGYHIAGVAGALLTVTGTILPPMIILTIVSMFYVQFRSNPVIALLLKGMQAGVAAVMINMTITMAGNVLKDREVFSLLMLIAASVAAVFFGVDIILILLVCGVSGGIYSWRKRKEVPVGKEED; encoded by the coding sequence ATGGAAGATACAATCTCAGATAAATCCAGACTCTGGACCCTTTTCAAGACTTGCTTTATCATCAGCGCCTGTACCTTCGGAGGCGGCATGGTGATCATCTCTATGCTCCAGAAGAAATTTGTAGAGGAACTCCACTGGATCAGCCAGGATGAGGTCATGGACCTGGTGGCCATCGCCCAGTCCTGTCCCGGCGTGATGGCAGTCAACACTTCTATCATCATCGGATACCACATCGCCGGAGTAGCAGGCGCCCTTCTGACAGTGACAGGCACCATCCTGCCTCCTATGATCATCCTCACCATCGTCTCCATGTTCTATGTCCAGTTCCGCAGCAATCCGGTGATCGCCCTGCTGTTGAAAGGAATGCAGGCCGGAGTTGCAGCCGTTATGATCAACATGACCATCACCATGGCAGGAAACGTACTGAAAGACAGAGAAGTTTTCTCTCTTCTTATGCTGATCGCCGCCTCCGTCGCAGCCGTCTTCTTCGGTGTTGATATTATCCTGATCCTGCTGGTCTGCGGCGTTTCCGGAGGAATCTACTCCTGGCGGAAACGCAAAGAGGTTCCTGTTGGAAAGGAGGAAGACTAA
- a CDS encoding S1 RNA-binding domain-containing protein codes for MNEELLQEETKVAEDTVAEAAAQTEPQTMADLEEHFDDANPWNVLESYLEKGTVLPVKVEGIVNGGAIAMVEGIRGFIPASKLSLSYIENLETYLLKDIEVQVIEVDQANNRLVLSAREILKEKEKKAREERIAGMKVGTVLTGKVESLQNYGAFVRFEDGLSGLVHVSQISQKRVKLPKDVLSVGDEVKVKVIGIKDGKISLSMKALEEVKEEPEEKVEIPKSESIGTNLGDLFKNIKL; via the coding sequence ATGAACGAAGAATTATTGCAGGAAGAAACAAAAGTCGCGGAAGACACCGTAGCTGAGGCCGCTGCCCAGACAGAACCTCAGACCATGGCAGACCTGGAGGAGCATTTCGACGATGCCAACCCCTGGAATGTACTGGAATCCTACCTGGAGAAGGGAACCGTCCTTCCCGTCAAGGTAGAGGGGATCGTAAACGGCGGCGCCATCGCCATGGTAGAAGGGATCCGTGGATTCATCCCGGCTTCCAAGCTGTCCTTATCCTATATCGAGAATCTGGAGACCTATCTTCTGAAAGATATCGAGGTCCAGGTCATCGAAGTGGATCAGGCCAACAACCGTCTGGTCCTCTCCGCAAGAGAGATCCTGAAGGAGAAAGAGAAGAAAGCGCGGGAAGAGCGGATCGCCGGCATGAAGGTTGGCACCGTGCTTACCGGCAAGGTAGAGAGCCTTCAGAACTACGGCGCCTTCGTCCGTTTTGAGGACGGCCTGTCCGGTCTGGTCCATGTATCTCAGATCAGCCAGAAGCGGGTGAAACTCCCCAAGGACGTGTTAAGCGTAGGCGACGAGGTGAAGGTGAAAGTCATCGGGATCAAAGACGGCAAGATCAGCCTGAGCATGAAGGCTCTGGAAGAAGTGAAAGAAGAGCCGGAAGAAAAGGTAGAGATCCCCAAGTCCGAGAGCATCGGCACCAACCTGGGAGATCTGTTCAAGAACATCAAACTGTAA
- a CDS encoding polysaccharide deacetylase family protein, producing MSGKLEGIWMFAWLVFLALAVGAPGGEEGVPVSGEAVREEAVSEPGPRIALTFDDGPGPYTERLLDGLKERGVKASFFLIGRSVKEYPEAVKRMEEEGHLIGNHTYSHVKLKGLSPEETRREIQKTDEAVYEITGKHVAYLRPPFGEWAEDLELTYPVLPVMWTVDPLDWTTENVEEIVDRVVTQAGENDMILLHDCYDSSVEAALRIVDRLLAEGFDFVRVDELLIP from the coding sequence ATGTCGGGAAAGCTGGAGGGGATCTGGATGTTCGCCTGGCTGGTTTTTCTCGCGCTTGCAGTGGGGGCGCCAGGCGGGGAGGAAGGAGTCCCGGTAAGCGGAGAGGCGGTCCGGGAGGAGGCTGTTTCCGAGCCGGGACCCAGGATCGCTCTTACCTTCGACGACGGGCCGGGACCTTATACGGAGCGTCTCCTGGATGGGCTGAAGGAGCGGGGAGTGAAAGCTTCTTTTTTCCTGATCGGCAGATCTGTGAAAGAATACCCGGAGGCGGTAAAACGGATGGAGGAAGAGGGACATCTGATCGGGAACCACACCTACAGCCATGTAAAGCTGAAAGGCCTTTCCCCGGAGGAAACCAGAAGAGAGATCCAGAAGACAGATGAGGCGGTGTATGAGATCACGGGAAAGCATGTGGCCTATCTCAGGCCGCCTTTTGGCGAATGGGCGGAGGATCTGGAGCTTACGTATCCGGTGCTCCCGGTGATGTGGACGGTGGATCCTCTGGACTGGACCACAGAAAATGTAGAGGAAATTGTGGATCGGGTAGTGACGCAGGCCGGGGAAAATGATATGATTCTATTGCATGACTGTTATGACTCTTCTGTGGAGGCGGCCCTGCGGATCGTGGACCGGCTTCTGGCGGAAGGGTTTGATTTTGTAAGAGTGGATGAACTGCTGATCCCATAG
- a CDS encoding flavin reductase family protein gives MGKQVWKPGNMLYPLPAILVSTADKKGEDNLLTVAWTGTVCTNPAMLYISVRPERYSYHMLKESREFVVNLTTERLSRAADWCGVRSGADVDKWKEMKLTRGKAKTLAYAPILVESPVNIECKVREILELGSHHMFLAEVSAVQVEEGYLTESGKFELNKSGLITYSHGEYFCMGKPLGRFGWSVKKR, from the coding sequence ATGGGAAAACAAGTCTGGAAGCCGGGAAATATGCTCTATCCCCTGCCGGCGATACTGGTGAGTACGGCGGACAAAAAAGGGGAGGACAACCTTCTGACGGTGGCCTGGACGGGAACGGTGTGCACCAATCCGGCCATGCTCTATATCTCTGTGCGGCCGGAGCGGTATTCCTATCATATGTTGAAAGAAAGCCGGGAGTTCGTGGTGAACCTGACCACGGAGCGGCTTAGCCGGGCCGCGGACTGGTGCGGTGTGCGCTCCGGCGCGGATGTGGATAAATGGAAGGAAATGAAGCTGACCCGGGGAAAGGCGAAGACTCTTGCCTATGCCCCCATCCTTGTGGAGAGCCCGGTGAACATTGAATGTAAAGTACGGGAGATCCTGGAACTGGGATCCCACCACATGTTCCTGGCGGAGGTTTCCGCCGTCCAGGTGGAGGAGGGGTATCTTACGGAGAGCGGCAAGTTCGAATTGAATAAAAGCGGCCTTATCACCTACTCCCACGGGGAATACTTTTGTATGGGAAAGCCTCTGGGAAGATTCGGGTGGAGTGTAAAGAAACGATAG
- a CDS encoding MATE family efflux transporter has translation MSNTQEQQIPMEENKMGVMPVTRLLVTMSLPMMLSMLVQALYNIVDSMFVAQLSEDALTAVSLAFPVQSLMIAVASGTGVGINALLSRNLGERNFEGANNAARNGVFLAIVSCIVFALLGLVGSRLFFSLQTDNPVILEYGVQYMSIITLFSVGIFLQITFERLLQSTGRTFYNMITQGTGAIINIILDPIMIFGLFGFPRLEVAGAAIATVVGQIVAVIMSFCFNHFKNKEISLSPRGFRPHGRTILFIYKVGIPSIIMQSIGSVMTFGMNKILLMFSSTAAAVFGVYFKLQSFIFMPVFGLNNGMIPIIAYNYGARNKHRIIKTARKSVLIAVCIMVLGFAIFQIFPAFFLSTLFRASENMLAIGVPALKIISISFLFAGYCIIVGSIFQALGNGVYSLIISATRQLIVILPVAYIFATVFGLSMVWWAIPIAEIVSVILSTLLLKRIYRKVIKPLPDQAAS, from the coding sequence ATGTCAAATACACAAGAACAACAGATCCCAATGGAAGAAAATAAAATGGGGGTCATGCCTGTCACCAGACTTCTGGTCACCATGTCCCTTCCTATGATGCTGTCCATGCTGGTGCAGGCACTCTATAACATCGTGGACAGTATGTTTGTGGCACAGTTGAGCGAGGATGCCCTGACCGCGGTCTCTCTGGCATTCCCGGTCCAGTCTCTCATGATCGCCGTGGCTTCCGGAACCGGCGTAGGTATCAATGCCCTGCTCTCCCGAAACCTGGGGGAACGGAATTTTGAAGGTGCCAACAATGCGGCAAGGAACGGGGTATTCCTGGCCATCGTAAGCTGCATCGTCTTCGCGCTGCTGGGACTTGTGGGCTCCCGCCTCTTTTTCTCCCTTCAGACAGACAATCCGGTGATCCTGGAGTACGGCGTCCAGTATATGTCCATCATCACCCTGTTCTCTGTAGGGATCTTCCTGCAGATCACCTTCGAGCGTCTTCTGCAGTCCACAGGAAGAACCTTTTACAATATGATCACCCAGGGGACCGGCGCCATCATCAATATCATCCTGGACCCTATCATGATCTTCGGTCTCTTTGGCTTTCCCCGTCTGGAGGTTGCCGGTGCCGCCATCGCCACAGTTGTAGGGCAGATCGTGGCTGTGATCATGTCCTTTTGCTTCAACCACTTTAAGAACAAAGAGATCTCATTAAGCCCCAGGGGATTCCGCCCCCACGGCCGGACCATCCTCTTTATCTACAAGGTAGGGATCCCGTCCATCATCATGCAGTCCATCGGTTCTGTCATGACCTTTGGCATGAACAAGATCCTTCTGATGTTCTCTTCCACCGCAGCGGCGGTATTCGGCGTGTACTTCAAGCTCCAGAGCTTTATCTTCATGCCGGTATTCGGCCTTAACAACGGAATGATCCCCATCATCGCCTACAATTACGGGGCAAGGAATAAGCACCGGATCATCAAGACCGCCAGAAAGAGCGTACTCATCGCCGTGTGCATCATGGTCCTTGGATTTGCCATATTCCAGATTTTCCCGGCATTTTTCTTAAGCACACTTTTCCGTGCTTCAGAAAACATGCTCGCCATCGGCGTCCCGGCCCTCAAGATCATCAGCATAAGCTTTTTGTTCGCCGGATACTGTATCATCGTGGGCTCCATTTTCCAGGCTCTGGGAAATGGCGTCTACAGCCTGATCATCTCCGCTACCCGCCAGCTGATCGTGATCCTGCCGGTGGCCTATATCTTCGCCACGGTATTCGGTCTTTCCATGGTGTGGTGGGCCATTCCCATCGCCGAGATCGTATCAGTGATCTTATCTACCCTGCTTCTTAAGCGGATCTACCGGAAGGTGATCAAACCCCTGCCGGACCAGGCCGCTTCTTAA
- a CDS encoding class I SAM-dependent methyltransferase translates to MEAYTSFAQVYDTFMDNVPYEDWSDRIRTILRQYGITGGLALDLGCGTGKMTELLAEAGFDMIGVDNSEDMLELAMEKRLVSGHDILYLLQDMQEFELYGTVGAIVSVCDSINYITDEEELLEVFRLANNYLDPHGIFLFDFNTEYKYREILGDNTFAEEREECSFIWENYYDPEEEINEYELTLFVREEEDPELYRRYQETHFQKAYTLERIKRLLERAGMTFMRAWDGYADEAPTYTSQRILVAAREFGK, encoded by the coding sequence ATGGAAGCATATACCAGTTTTGCCCAAGTCTACGACACCTTCATGGACAACGTCCCTTATGAGGACTGGTCCGACCGGATCCGGACGATCCTTCGCCAGTACGGCATCACCGGAGGCCTGGCCCTGGATCTTGGCTGCGGCACAGGGAAGATGACGGAACTTCTGGCGGAAGCAGGATTCGATATGATCGGGGTGGACAACTCCGAGGATATGCTGGAGCTTGCCATGGAGAAGCGGCTTGTGAGCGGTCATGATATTCTCTATCTTCTGCAGGATATGCAGGAATTTGAACTCTACGGCACAGTGGGAGCCATCGTCAGTGTCTGTGATTCCATCAACTATATCACCGATGAGGAGGAACTGCTGGAAGTGTTCCGGCTGGCCAACAACTATCTGGATCCCCATGGGATTTTTCTTTTTGATTTCAATACGGAGTACAAGTACCGGGAGATCCTGGGGGACAACACTTTTGCAGAGGAGCGGGAGGAATGTAGTTTTATCTGGGAGAACTACTATGATCCAGAGGAAGAGATCAATGAGTATGAGCTGACTTTATTTGTCCGGGAGGAAGAGGATCCGGAGCTTTACCGGCGCTATCAGGAAACCCATTTTCAGAAGGCTTATACCCTGGAGCGCATAAAACGGCTGCTGGAGCGGGCCGGTATGACTTTTATGCGGGCGTGGGACGGCTATGCGGACGAAGCGCCTACCTATACCAGCCAGCGGATCCTTGTGGCTGCCCGGGAGTTTGGAAAATAA
- a CDS encoding putative manganese-dependent inorganic diphosphatase: MGKKAGKVYVVGHKNPDTDSICSAIAYAELKKKITGEEYTARRAGPINEETHYVLGRFGVEPPALLQNVKLQVKDIDIHKIEGVDPNVSIKDTWAKMKKENIKTVPVLKEDELVGVISTGDIANSYMGVYDSRILSQARTQYRNIIKTLDGKLITGNEHGYFTKGKVTIGASNPDMMEEFIEKDDLVILGNRYEAQACAVDIDASCLVICQNAEVPEELIRKAEEQSIVIIQTPHDTFTAARLINQSIPVKHFMSKGPLTTFRMNDYVEDIKDVMTKKKFRDFPILDRHGRFKGFISRRRFMDVSKKRVILVDHNEKSQAIEGIEEAEIIEIIDHHRLGNIETMGPVFFRNQPVGCTATIVWQMYEEAGVKIPPVIAGLLCAAIVSDTLLFRSPTCTALDEKAAKKLSKIAEVNLEELARAMFNAGSSLKGKSAEEICFQDFKQFTVNESVFGVGQINSMNQEELQEMKKLLKDYLPKAMEQNKLQMVYFMLTDILDESTELLCCGKDAREYILDAFDLPTDTGKIVLKGVVSRKKQLIPALVAALQQ, translated from the coding sequence ATGGGTAAAAAAGCAGGTAAAGTATACGTGGTAGGCCACAAGAATCCGGATACGGATTCTATTTGTTCGGCTATCGCGTACGCGGAATTAAAGAAGAAGATTACCGGGGAGGAGTATACGGCAAGGCGGGCGGGCCCCATCAATGAGGAGACCCACTACGTGCTTGGCCGTTTCGGGGTGGAGCCCCCGGCCCTTCTGCAGAACGTGAAGCTTCAAGTGAAGGATATCGACATCCACAAGATCGAGGGCGTGGATCCCAACGTATCCATCAAGGACACCTGGGCCAAGATGAAGAAAGAGAATATCAAGACGGTGCCGGTGCTGAAGGAAGACGAACTGGTGGGTGTGATCTCCACGGGAGATATCGCCAATTCCTATATGGGTGTCTACGACAGCCGGATCCTGTCCCAGGCCAGGACCCAGTACCGGAATATCATCAAGACCCTGGACGGAAAGCTGATCACTGGCAATGAACATGGGTATTTTACCAAGGGGAAGGTGACCATCGGCGCTTCCAACCCGGATATGATGGAAGAATTTATTGAAAAAGACGACCTGGTGATCCTGGGAAACCGCTATGAGGCCCAGGCCTGCGCAGTGGATATCGACGCCAGCTGCCTGGTGATCTGTCAGAATGCGGAGGTGCCGGAAGAGTTGATCCGCAAGGCGGAAGAGCAGAGCATTGTGATCATCCAGACGCCTCATGATACCTTTACCGCGGCCAGGCTTATCAACCAGAGCATCCCGGTGAAGCATTTCATGAGTAAGGGTCCTCTGACTACCTTCCGGATGAATGACTATGTGGAGGACATCAAGGATGTGATGACTAAGAAGAAATTCCGTGATTTCCCCATCCTGGACCGGCACGGACGGTTCAAGGGATTCATCTCCCGGCGCCGGTTCATGGATGTGAGCAAGAAGCGGGTGATCCTGGTGGACCACAATGAGAAGTCCCAGGCCATTGAGGGGATCGAAGAGGCGGAGATCATTGAGATCATCGACCATCACAGACTGGGCAATATCGAGACCATGGGGCCGGTGTTCTTCCGCAACCAGCCGGTGGGCTGTACGGCCACCATTGTCTGGCAGATGTATGAGGAGGCAGGTGTGAAGATCCCGCCGGTGATCGCGGGGCTTCTGTGCGCGGCTATTGTCTCCGATACTCTGTTATTCCGTTCTCCCACCTGTACGGCGCTGGATGAGAAAGCGGCCAAAAAGCTTTCCAAGATTGCAGAGGTCAACCTGGAGGAGCTGGCACGGGCCATGTTCAACGCAGGCAGCAGCCTTAAGGGCAAGTCGGCGGAGGAGATCTGTTTCCAGGATTTCAAGCAGTTTACCGTCAACGAGAGCGTATTTGGCGTAGGTCAGATCAATTCTATGAACCAGGAGGAGCTTCAGGAGATGAAGAAACTTTTGAAGGACTATCTGCCAAAGGCTATGGAGCAGAACAAACTGCAGATGGTATATTTCATGCTGACGGACATCCTGGACGAATCCACGGAGCTTCTGTGCTGCGGCAAGGACGCCCGGGAGTACATACTGGATGCCTTTGACCTGCCCACCGATACGGGCAAGATCGTGTTAAAAGGCGTGGTGTCCCGGAAGAAGCAGCTGATCCCAGCCCTGGTAGCGGCGCTGCAGCAGTAG